Proteins encoded in a region of the Streptomyces violaceoruber genome:
- the pyrH gene encoding UMP kinase encodes MSSTKAEKSDDGKVSGRFMLKLSGEAFSGGGGLGVDPDVVHAIAREIAAVVRDGAQIAIVIGGGNFFRGAELQVRGMDRARSDYMGMLGTVMNCLALQDFLEKEGVDCRVQTAITMGQVAEPYIPLRAVRHLEKGRVVIFGAGMGMPYFSTDTTAAQRALEIDAEALLMGKNGVDGVYDSDPKTNPDAVKFDALGYGEVITRDLKVADATAVTLCRDNSLPIVVFELLKEGNIARAVKGEKIGTLVGDQGSRD; translated from the coding sequence ATGAGCAGCACCAAGGCCGAGAAGAGTGACGACGGCAAAGTAAGCGGCCGCTTCATGCTGAAGCTGTCCGGAGAGGCGTTCTCCGGCGGTGGGGGCCTGGGCGTCGACCCCGACGTGGTGCACGCCATCGCCCGCGAGATCGCGGCCGTCGTCCGGGACGGCGCGCAGATCGCGATCGTCATCGGCGGCGGCAACTTCTTCCGCGGCGCCGAGCTTCAGGTGCGCGGCATGGACCGCGCCCGCTCCGACTACATGGGCATGCTCGGCACCGTGATGAACTGCCTGGCCCTCCAGGACTTCCTGGAGAAGGAGGGCGTCGACTGCCGCGTGCAGACCGCCATCACCATGGGCCAGGTCGCCGAGCCCTACATCCCGCTGCGCGCCGTGCGCCACCTGGAGAAGGGCCGTGTGGTCATCTTCGGCGCCGGTATGGGCATGCCCTACTTCTCCACCGACACCACCGCCGCCCAGCGCGCCCTCGAGATCGACGCCGAGGCGCTGCTCATGGGCAAGAACGGGGTGGACGGGGTCTACGACTCCGACCCCAAGACCAACCCGGACGCCGTGAAGTTCGACGCGCTCGGCTACGGCGAGGTCATCACCCGCGACCTGAAGGTCGCCGACGCCACGGCTGTCACGCTCTGCCGCGACAACAGCCTTCCGATCGTGGTCTTCGAGCTGTTGAAGGAGGGCAATATCGCCCGCGCCGTCAAGGGTGAGAAGATCGGCACGCTTGTGGGTGACCAGGGCAGCCGGGACTGA
- the frr gene encoding ribosome recycling factor encodes MIEETLLEAEEKMEKAVVVAKEDFAAIRTGRAHPAMFNKIVAEYYGAPTPINQLASFSVPEPRMAVVTPFDKTALRNIEQAIRDSDLGVNPSNDGNIIRVTFPELTEERRREYIKVAKAKGEDAKVSIRSVRRKAKDSIDKMVKDGEVGEDEGRRAEKELDDTTAKYVAQVDELLKHKEAELLEV; translated from the coding sequence GTGATCGAAGAGACCCTCCTCGAGGCCGAGGAGAAGATGGAGAAGGCCGTCGTGGTCGCCAAGGAGGACTTCGCCGCGATCCGCACCGGCCGTGCGCACCCGGCGATGTTCAACAAGATCGTGGCCGAGTACTACGGCGCACCGACGCCGATCAACCAGCTGGCCTCGTTCTCCGTGCCCGAGCCGCGCATGGCCGTGGTGACCCCCTTCGACAAGACGGCCCTGCGCAACATCGAGCAGGCGATCCGCGACTCCGACCTGGGCGTCAACCCGAGCAACGACGGCAACATCATCCGCGTGACGTTCCCCGAACTCACCGAGGAGCGCCGCCGCGAGTACATCAAGGTCGCCAAGGCCAAGGGCGAGGACGCCAAGGTCTCGATCCGCTCCGTGCGCCGCAAGGCCAAGGACTCCATCGACAAGATGGTCAAGGACGGCGAGGTCGGCGAGGACGAGGGCCGCCGTGCGGAGAAGGAGCTCGACGACACCACCGCCAAGTACGTCGCACAGGTGGACGAGCTCCTGAAGCACAAGGAAGCGGAGCTGCTCGAGGTCTGA
- the rpsB gene encoding 30S ribosomal protein S2 gives MAVVTMRELLESGVHFGHQTRRWNPKMKRFIFTERNGIYIIDLLQSLSYIDRAYEFVKETVAHGGTVMFVGTKKQAQEAIAEQATRVGMPYVNQRWLGGMLTNFSTVYKRLQRLKELEQIDFEDVAASGLTKKELLVLSREKAKLEKTLGGIREMSKVPSAVWIVDTKKEHIAVGEARKLNIPVVAILDTNCDPDEVDYKIPGNDDAIRSVTLLTRVIADAVAEGLIARSGAAGGAKGDKAAGEPLAAWERDLLEGEKAEKKDDAEAAEKPAEAPAAEAPAAEAAEAPAAEAAPAEEPAAEAPAADAEQA, from the coding sequence ATGGCCGTCGTCACGATGCGGGAGCTGCTGGAAAGCGGCGTCCACTTCGGTCACCAGACCCGCCGTTGGAACCCGAAGATGAAGCGCTTCATCTTCACGGAGCGCAACGGCATCTACATCATCGACCTGCTCCAGTCGCTGTCGTACATCGACCGCGCCTACGAGTTCGTCAAGGAGACCGTCGCCCACGGCGGCACGGTCATGTTCGTCGGCACGAAGAAGCAGGCGCAGGAGGCCATCGCCGAGCAGGCCACCCGCGTCGGCATGCCCTACGTCAACCAGCGCTGGCTGGGCGGCATGCTCACCAACTTCTCGACCGTCTACAAGCGCCTGCAGCGCCTGAAGGAGCTCGAGCAGATCGACTTCGAGGACGTGGCCGCCTCCGGCCTCACCAAGAAGGAGCTGCTGGTCCTCTCCCGCGAGAAGGCCAAGCTGGAGAAGACCCTCGGCGGTATCCGCGAGATGTCCAAGGTGCCCAGCGCCGTCTGGATCGTGGACACCAAGAAGGAGCACATCGCGGTCGGCGAGGCCCGGAAGCTCAACATCCCGGTCGTCGCCATCCTCGACACCAACTGCGACCCCGACGAGGTCGACTACAAGATCCCGGGCAACGACGACGCGATCCGCTCCGTCACCCTGCTCACCCGCGTGATCGCCGACGCCGTCGCCGAGGGTCTCATCGCCCGCTCCGGTGCCGCCGGTGGCGCCAAGGGCGACAAGGCCGCCGGTGAGCCGCTCGCCGCCTGGGAGCGCGACCTGCTCGAGGGCGAGAAGGCCGAGAAGAAGGACGACGCCGAGGCCGCCGAGAAGCCCGCCGAGGCTCCCGCTGCCGAGGCCCCCGCCGCTGAGGCCGCCGAGGCCCCCGCTGCCGAGGCCGCTCCTGCCGAGGAGCCCGCCGCCGAAGCCCCGGCCGCGGACGCCGAGCAGGCCTGA
- the tsf gene encoding translation elongation factor Ts, which translates to MANYTAADVKKLRELTGAGMMDCKKALDEAEGNVEKAVEALRIKGQKGVAKREGRSAENGAVVSIIADDNTSGVLVELKCETDFVAKGEKFQNVATAIAEHVAKAAPADLEALLASEIEPGKTVQAYVDEANANLGEKIVLDRFAQFSGGFVTAYMHRTMPDLPPQIGVLVELDKPNAEIAKGVAQHIAAFAPKYLSKEDVPAEVVESERRVAEETTRAEGKPEAALPKIVEGRLNGFFKDATLLGQPYALDNKKSVQKVLEEAGVSLKRFSRIKVGI; encoded by the coding sequence ATGGCGAACTACACCGCCGCCGACGTCAAGAAGCTCCGCGAGCTCACCGGCGCCGGCATGATGGACTGCAAGAAGGCGCTGGACGAGGCCGAGGGCAACGTCGAGAAGGCCGTCGAGGCGCTCCGCATCAAGGGTCAGAAGGGCGTCGCCAAGCGCGAGGGCCGCTCTGCCGAGAACGGCGCCGTCGTCTCGATCATCGCCGACGACAACACCTCGGGTGTCCTCGTCGAGCTGAAGTGCGAGACGGACTTCGTCGCCAAGGGCGAGAAGTTCCAGAACGTCGCCACGGCCATCGCCGAGCACGTCGCCAAGGCCGCCCCGGCCGACCTCGAGGCCCTGCTGGCCTCCGAGATCGAGCCCGGCAAGACCGTTCAGGCGTACGTGGACGAGGCCAACGCCAACCTCGGCGAGAAGATCGTCCTGGACCGCTTCGCGCAGTTCTCCGGCGGCTTCGTGACCGCGTACATGCACCGCACGATGCCCGACCTGCCCCCGCAGATCGGTGTCCTCGTCGAGCTGGACAAGCCCAACGCCGAGATCGCCAAGGGCGTCGCCCAGCACATTGCCGCCTTCGCGCCGAAGTACCTCTCCAAGGAGGACGTCCCGGCCGAGGTCGTCGAGTCCGAGCGCCGCGTCGCCGAGGAGACCACCCGCGCCGAGGGCAAGCCCGAGGCCGCCCTGCCGAAGATCGTCGAGGGTCGCCTCAACGGCTTCTTCAAGGACGCCACCCTGCTCGGCCAGCCCTACGCCCTGGACAACAAGAAGTCCGTCCAGAAGGTGCTGGAAGAGGCCGGTGTCAGCCTGAAGCGCTTCTCGCGCATCAAGGTCGGCATCTGA
- a CDS encoding phosphatidate cytidylyltransferase — protein sequence MNDSSWGAPPQAGYWGPSDQGPVQGAGPAGPAYDAHYAQQTRPMPIVPDVPEHGGDQDDDQGTARLSGPLFRDEPFHDQPPRDEPYRDQNPSAQPYAAVPQNPEPMPDAPQPAQSQPPPQKKSAGRDLGAAIGVGVGLGVVIIASLFVVKAVFVGVIAVAVVVGLWELTKRLEERKGIKAPLVPLAIGGAAMVVAGYARGAEGAWVAMALTALAVLVWRMTEPPEGYLKDVTAGLFAAFYVPFLATFVAMMLAADDGAWRVLVFLILTVVSDTGAYAVGWRFGRKKLAPRISPGKTREGLLGAIAFAMVAGALCMQFLIDDGAWWQGLLLGLVVAVSATLGDLGESMIKRDLGIKDMGTLLPGHGGIMDRLDSLLPTAPVVWLLLVIFVGS from the coding sequence ATGAACGACTCTTCCTGGGGAGCGCCGCCACAAGCCGGGTACTGGGGGCCGTCCGACCAGGGACCCGTCCAGGGCGCCGGTCCGGCGGGTCCCGCGTACGATGCGCACTACGCGCAGCAGACTCGCCCCATGCCCATCGTGCCCGACGTACCCGAACACGGCGGAGACCAGGACGACGACCAGGGGACCGCTCGGCTGAGCGGTCCCTTGTTCCGGGACGAGCCGTTTCACGACCAGCCCCCTCGCGACGAGCCGTACCGCGATCAGAACCCGTCGGCGCAGCCGTATGCGGCGGTGCCGCAGAATCCGGAGCCCATGCCCGACGCCCCGCAGCCGGCGCAGTCCCAGCCGCCGCCGCAGAAGAAGAGCGCGGGGCGTGACCTGGGCGCCGCGATAGGGGTGGGCGTCGGACTCGGCGTGGTGATCATCGCGTCGCTGTTCGTCGTCAAGGCCGTCTTCGTCGGTGTGATCGCGGTCGCCGTCGTGGTGGGCCTGTGGGAGCTGACCAAGCGGCTGGAGGAGCGCAAGGGCATCAAGGCGCCCCTCGTACCGCTCGCGATCGGCGGCGCGGCGATGGTGGTCGCCGGCTACGCGCGCGGCGCCGAGGGGGCGTGGGTCGCCATGGCCCTCACCGCGCTCGCGGTCCTGGTCTGGCGGATGACGGAGCCGCCGGAGGGGTACCTCAAGGACGTCACGGCAGGGCTCTTCGCCGCGTTCTACGTGCCGTTCCTGGCCACCTTCGTCGCCATGATGCTGGCGGCGGACGACGGCGCCTGGCGCGTCCTGGTCTTCCTGATACTGACGGTCGTCAGCGACACCGGGGCCTACGCCGTCGGCTGGCGCTTCGGCAGGAAGAAGCTCGCCCCGCGCATCAGCCCCGGCAAGACCCGCGAGGGCCTGCTGGGAGCCATCGCGTTCGCGATGGTGGCGGGTGCGCTGTGCATGCAGTTCCTGATCGACGACGGTGCCTGGTGGCAGGGCCTGCTGCTCGGCCTCGTGGTCGCCGTCAGCGCCACCCTGGGCGACCTCGGCGAGTCCATGATCAAGCGAGACCTCGGCATCAAGGACATGGGCACCCTCCTGCCGGGCCACGGCGGCATCATGGACCGCCTCGACTCCCTCCTCCCGACGGCACCGGTGGTGTGGCTGCTGCTGGTGATCTTCGTGGGGTCGTGA